AGAATTATTGTGATTGTGTTAATTTGTTCAATCCCGTCCATGGAGCCGGCTTCAAGCCCAAGTATTATCGGGGTTCAAAGGCTGGCACAGATATTGCTTTGTAAGCGGGTGATTCATTTTTGCCGGGCTGCCCCAGCAAGTCCCATTTGCCTCCACCCCCGCTGCCGGTCTCCATCCGGCCGGCCGGTACCACCGGCACCCACCGGGTGACCCCGGCCCGGATGCCAAACCTCCCGGCCGGTAGCAAGGGCGGGTCCAGCGCCCCAGGTGCAGGATGAAGACCGGCAGCCGTGATACTTTGGCCGTTCAGAAAACCTGGCAAAGGTTCCGGCCGGGAAGAAGAAAAAACCCATTGATCCTTTGGCGTGCCGGTGAGTGAGACAAGCAAGCCCGTTCGCCTCACTCACTAAAAAAATAAAAATCTAAAAAGGAGGAGTTTGCATGGCATTGGTCATCCATAATTGCTGGCCGAAGAACGTGGTGTGTGAACCGGGTGCATTGAAAAAGATCGGGGAGATCGTCCAAGGTCTGGGTAAGAAGAGAATCATCATCTTTACTGACGAGACCATGAAGGACTTCCCCATGATCACCGACACCAAGAAGAAACTTGAAGAGGAAGGGTTTGTGGTCGGCCTCTTCGGAGACATCGGTCCCAACCCCACCACCGCCATGGTTCACAAGTCTGTCGATTACATGAAAGAGGTTCAGCCGGAAGTCATCCTGGCCATCGGCGGCGGCAGCCCCATCGACTGCGCCAAAGCGGCGAACGTGGTCTACACCCATGGCGGCCATGTAACCGAGTATGACATTGCCATCGGCGGCATCCTGAAAATCACGCCCAAGCTGCTGCCCTTCATCGCTGTACCCACCACGGCCGGCACCGGCACGGAAGTGACCTTCGTCGGTGTTATTACCAATGAAGAAAAACAAGTTAAATTCGGCGTATTAAGCCCGCTGGTCATTCCCGACTATGCCGTTTTGGACCCCGAAGTTACCGTTTCCATGCCGCCCAAACTCACCGCCTACACCGGCATGGACGCCTTGACCCACGCCATTGAATCCTATGTATCCAAAGTCCAGTTCCCACCGGCCGATGCTTTAGGCATCCATGCCGTAAAGATGATTGCCCGTTCCCTACCGATAGCTTACCGCGACGGGAAGAACATGGAGGCAAGACAAGAAATGCTGGTCGCTTCCATGATGGCAGGAACGGCTTTCAGTTTGAACGGACTGGGCGTCTGCCATGCCATGGCGCACCAGTTGAGCGCTTTCTTTGACGCACCCCACGGGTTGGCTAACTCCATGCTGCTGCCCACGGCCATGAGATTCAACTTGGAGGCTCAAACGGAAAGATTCGCCCACATTGCTGAAGCCGCGGGACTGGATATCAGAGGTCTTACCACGGCCCAAGCTGCCGAAAAAGCCGTCGAATGGGTGGAAAAACTGGCGGAGGAATTCGAAGTACCGAAGTACCTGGATGATATCGGAGCTACCAAGGACAAGATCCCGGCCCTGGTCGAAAGAGCCATGGGAGATAACCCGATCACCACTAACCCAAGACCGTGCACTCCTGAG
This Clostridia bacterium DNA region includes the following protein-coding sequences:
- a CDS encoding iron-containing alcohol dehydrogenase — encoded protein: MALVIHNCWPKNVVCEPGALKKIGEIVQGLGKKRIIIFTDETMKDFPMITDTKKKLEEEGFVVGLFGDIGPNPTTAMVHKSVDYMKEVQPEVILAIGGGSPIDCAKAANVVYTHGGHVTEYDIAIGGILKITPKLLPFIAVPTTAGTGTEVTFVGVITNEEKQVKFGVLSPLVIPDYAVLDPEVTVSMPPKLTAYTGMDALTHAIESYVSKVQFPPADALGIHAVKMIARSLPIAYRDGKNMEARQEMLVASMMAGTAFSLNGLGVCHAMAHQLSAFFDAPHGLANSMLLPTAMRFNLEAQTERFAHIAEAAGLDIRGLTTAQAAEKAVEWVEKLAEEFEVPKYLDDIGATKDKIPALVERAMGDNPITTNPRPCTPEDVAKLFESCFK